A genomic region of Serratia fonticola contains the following coding sequences:
- the yeaG gene encoding protein kinase YeaG, whose product MNIFDHYRQRYEAAKDEEFTLQEFLSICRQDRSAYANAAERLLMAIGEPVMVDTALESRMSRLFSNRVIARYPAFEEFYGMEDAIEQIVSYLKHAAQGLEEKKQILYLLGPVGGGKSSLAERLKALMQRVPIYTLSANGERSPVNDHPLCLFNPQEDANILEKEYNIPTRYLGTIMSPWAAKRLHEFGGDITKFKVVKVRPSILEQIAIAKTEPGDENNQDISALVGKVDIRKLENHAQNDPDAYGYSGALCRANQGIMEFVEMFKAPIKVLHPLLTATQEGNYNGTEGISALPFSGIILAHSNESEWVTFRNNKNNEAFLDRVYIVKVPYCLRVSEEIKIYDKLLDHSELTHAPCAPGTLETLARFTVLSRLKEPENSSIYSKMRVYDGESLKDTDPKAKSYQEYRDYAGVDEGMNGLSTRFAFKILSRVFNFDHAEVAANPVHLFYVLEQQIEREQFPQDLAEKYLEHLKGYLIPKYAEFIGKEIQTAYLESYSEYGQNIFDRYVTYADFWIQDQEYRDPDTGQLFDRESLNAELEKIEKPAGISNPKDFRNEIVNFVLRARANNSGRNPNWTSYEKLRTVIEKKMFSNTEELLPVISFNAKTSTDEQKKHDDFVDRMMEKGYTRKQVRLLCEWYLRVRKSS is encoded by the coding sequence ATGAACATATTTGACCACTATCGCCAGCGCTATGAAGCTGCCAAGGACGAAGAGTTCACACTGCAGGAATTTCTTTCCATTTGCCGGCAAGATCGCAGTGCCTATGCCAACGCGGCGGAACGTCTACTCATGGCTATCGGTGAGCCAGTCATGGTGGATACCGCGCTGGAGTCGCGTATGTCTCGCCTGTTCTCCAACCGCGTGATCGCACGCTACCCGGCATTCGAAGAGTTCTACGGTATGGAAGACGCTATCGAACAGATAGTCTCTTACCTGAAACACGCCGCTCAGGGTCTTGAAGAGAAGAAACAGATCCTTTATCTGTTGGGTCCGGTGGGAGGCGGTAAATCATCGCTGGCAGAACGGCTGAAAGCCTTGATGCAGCGCGTGCCTATTTACACGTTGAGCGCTAACGGCGAGCGCAGTCCGGTCAATGACCATCCGCTGTGCCTGTTCAATCCGCAGGAGGATGCCAATATTCTGGAAAAAGAATACAACATCCCGACGCGTTATCTTGGCACCATCATGTCGCCGTGGGCGGCTAAACGCCTGCATGAGTTTGGCGGCGATATCACCAAATTTAAAGTCGTGAAGGTTCGCCCTTCCATACTGGAACAGATTGCCATCGCCAAAACCGAACCGGGCGATGAGAACAACCAGGATATTTCTGCGTTGGTGGGTAAAGTGGATATCCGTAAGTTGGAAAATCACGCACAGAACGATCCAGATGCCTATGGCTATTCTGGTGCCCTGTGCCGTGCCAACCAGGGGATCATGGAGTTTGTAGAGATGTTCAAAGCACCGATCAAGGTGCTTCACCCTCTGCTGACGGCCACTCAGGAGGGTAACTACAACGGAACGGAGGGGATCTCTGCCCTGCCGTTCAGCGGCATTATCCTGGCACACTCAAACGAATCGGAGTGGGTAACCTTCCGCAACAACAAAAACAATGAGGCCTTCCTTGACCGTGTTTATATCGTCAAAGTGCCTTACTGCCTGCGGGTGTCGGAAGAGATTAAAATCTACGATAAATTGCTCGATCACAGTGAACTGACCCATGCGCCTTGCGCTCCGGGAACGTTGGAAACGCTGGCTCGTTTCACCGTGCTGTCACGGCTGAAAGAACCGGAGAACTCAAGCATCTATTCCAAGATGCGGGTCTACGATGGTGAAAGCCTGAAAGACACCGATCCGAAAGCCAAGTCGTATCAGGAGTATCGCGACTACGCCGGGGTCGACGAAGGGATGAACGGCCTTTCGACACGCTTCGCCTTCAAAATCCTGTCTCGGGTGTTCAACTTTGATCATGCCGAGGTAGCCGCTAACCCGGTCCACCTGTTCTACGTACTGGAACAGCAGATCGAGCGTGAGCAGTTCCCGCAGGATCTGGCAGAAAAATATCTGGAGCATCTGAAAGGTTATCTGATCCCGAAATACGCCGAGTTCATCGGCAAAGAGATTCAGACGGCCTATCTGGAGTCTTACTCGGAGTATGGCCAAAACATATTTGACCGCTACGTGACTTACGCTGACTTCTGGATCCAGGATCAGGAGTACCGTGATCCCGATACCGGGCAGCTGTTTGACCGTGAGTCGTTGAATGCTGAACTGGAGAAAATCGAGAAGCCCGCGGGTATCAGCAACCCGAAAGATTTCCGCAACGAAATCGTCAACTTTGTCCTGCGTGCTCGAGCCAATAACAGTGGCCGGAACCCGAACTGGACCAGTTACGAGAAGCTGCGCACGGTAATCGAGAAGAAAATGTTCTCGAACACCGAAGAGTTGCTGCCAGTCATTTCCTTTAATGCTAAAACCTCAACGGATGAGCAGAAAAAACACGATGACTTCGTCGACCGTATGATGGAGAAAGGCTACACCCGTAAGCAGGTTCGCCTGCTGTGCGAATGGTATCTGCGGGTGAGAAAATCTTCATGA
- a CDS encoding MipA/OmpV family protein: MEKEPVKISQFKTLAILASAMVYAHSAQAGSWSLGASALVSPDPYRGYQDRVYPVPIINYDGDDFYFHTLLAGYNLWKDQQNQLSVIAYYSPLHYRPGDSDDDRMKQLDKRRSTMMAGVAFTHNAEWGTIRTAFSGDVLDNSNGLVGDVAYLYKFQAGSWSFAPGVGVNWSSANQNKYYYGISGDESRRSTFASYKPSDSWSPYLELTTNYNINANWNAFFTGRYSRLASEVKDSPMVDKSYSGMLWTGVTYSF; encoded by the coding sequence ATGGAAAAAGAACCAGTGAAGATATCTCAATTCAAAACGCTCGCAATTCTCGCCTCCGCAATGGTTTATGCGCATAGTGCTCAAGCAGGAAGCTGGTCACTCGGTGCCTCAGCGCTGGTCAGCCCTGATCCCTATCGTGGTTATCAGGATCGCGTTTATCCTGTTCCTATCATCAATTACGATGGCGATGATTTTTATTTCCATACGCTGCTTGCCGGTTATAACCTGTGGAAAGATCAGCAAAATCAACTGAGTGTGATCGCGTATTATTCACCGCTGCATTACAGACCAGGCGACAGTGACGACGATCGCATGAAGCAATTAGACAAGCGCCGTAGCACCATGATGGCCGGTGTGGCTTTCACGCATAATGCCGAGTGGGGGACGATCCGCACGGCTTTCTCAGGGGATGTTCTGGATAACAGCAACGGCTTGGTTGGCGATGTTGCCTACCTTTATAAGTTCCAGGCGGGTTCCTGGAGCTTTGCGCCAGGCGTCGGCGTTAACTGGAGCAGTGCAAATCAGAACAAATACTACTATGGTATCAGCGGCGATGAATCTCGCCGTAGCACCTTTGCCAGCTATAAACCGAGCGATAGTTGGTCGCCATATCTTGAGCTGACCACAAACTATAATATTAACGCTAATTGGAATGCCTTCTTTACCGGCCGCTATAGCCGTCTGGCCAGTGAGGTTAAAGACAGCCCAATGGTTGATAAGTCTTATTCCGGGATGCTGTGGACGGGCGTGACCTACAGTTTCTAA
- a CDS encoding D-hexose-6-phosphate mutarotase, producing the protein MNEKIFTLPVTEQITPFISQRQLDELPVVVVSHPKVRAAISFQGAHLLAWQPSGDKPVLWLSNNTPFKDGVAIRGGVPICWPWFGPAGSPSHGFARNQPWQLTAHDEDENGVILTFTLKDNDQTRKLWPHAFTLIARFKLGEECEIELESHGEYQATAALHSYFQIGDIDKIKVAGLGEHFIDKVAKGLEARQIGELEFTGRTDRIYTQATNCSLIKDPVLQRTIEVNHQHMSDVIAWNPGVELSCSMDDMPNDGFKTMVCVETGRVTKPLVAAREQPARLAVKIRSLKNNV; encoded by the coding sequence ATGAACGAAAAAATCTTCACCTTACCCGTTACTGAACAAATCACTCCTTTCATCAGCCAGCGACAACTGGACGAACTGCCGGTAGTGGTGGTTTCTCATCCGAAAGTGCGCGCTGCGATTTCATTCCAAGGGGCCCATTTGCTGGCCTGGCAACCCAGTGGCGATAAACCTGTTCTCTGGCTGAGCAACAACACACCATTTAAAGACGGGGTCGCGATTCGTGGTGGCGTACCGATTTGCTGGCCGTGGTTTGGCCCTGCGGGTAGCCCATCTCACGGCTTTGCCCGTAATCAGCCATGGCAGCTTACCGCCCACGACGAAGATGAAAACGGCGTGATCCTGACGTTTACCCTGAAAGATAACGATCAGACCCGCAAACTGTGGCCGCACGCCTTTACCCTGATTGCCCGCTTCAAACTGGGTGAGGAATGCGAGATTGAGCTGGAGTCGCACGGTGAATATCAGGCAACAGCCGCGCTGCATAGCTATTTCCAGATCGGCGATATCGACAAAATCAAAGTCGCTGGTTTAGGTGAGCACTTCATTGATAAGGTGGCGAAAGGGCTTGAGGCCCGACAGATTGGCGAACTGGAATTTACCGGTCGAACCGACCGTATCTATACCCAGGCGACGAACTGTAGCTTGATCAAAGACCCGGTACTGCAGCGTACCATTGAGGTCAACCATCAGCATATGAGCGACGTGATCGCCTGGAACCCGGGTGTCGAGCTCTCCTGCAGTATGGATGATATGCCAAACGACGGCTTTAAAACCATGGTCTGTGTGGAAACCGGTCGCGTGACTAAACCGCTGGTTGCCGCAAGGGAACAGCCTGCCCGCCTGGCGGTCAAAATCCGCAGCCTTAAAAACAACGTATAA
- the gapA gene encoding glyceraldehyde-3-phosphate dehydrogenase, protein MTIKVGINGFGRIGRIVFRAAQERSDIEIVAINDLLDADYMAYMLKYDSTHGRFNGTVEVKDGHLVVNGKTIRCTSERDPANLKWNEVNVDVVAEATGLFLTDETARKHIAAGAKKVVLTGPSKDDTPMFVMGVNHKSYAGQEIVSNASCTTNCLAPLAKVINDKFGIVEALMTTVHATTATQKTVDGPSHKDWRGGRGASQNIIPSSTGAAKAVGKVIPELNGKLTGMAFRVPTPNVSVVDLTARLAKPASYKEICAAIKAASEGELKGVLGYTEDEVVSTDFNGEKLTSVFDAKAGIALSDTFVKLVSWYDNETGYSNKVLDLIAHISK, encoded by the coding sequence ATGACTATCAAAGTAGGTATCAACGGTTTTGGCCGTATCGGTCGCATTGTTTTCCGTGCTGCTCAGGAACGTTCTGACATCGAAATCGTTGCAATCAACGATCTGTTAGACGCTGATTACATGGCTTACATGCTGAAGTACGACTCTACCCACGGCCGTTTCAACGGTACTGTAGAAGTTAAAGACGGCCATCTGGTTGTTAACGGCAAAACCATCCGTTGTACCTCAGAAAGAGATCCGGCTAACCTGAAGTGGAACGAAGTCAACGTTGACGTCGTTGCTGAAGCAACTGGCCTGTTCCTGACTGACGAAACTGCTCGTAAACACATCGCTGCAGGTGCTAAGAAAGTTGTTCTGACTGGCCCATCTAAAGATGACACCCCAATGTTCGTTATGGGCGTGAACCACAAGTCCTATGCTGGCCAGGAAATCGTTTCTAACGCTTCTTGTACCACCAACTGCCTGGCACCACTGGCTAAAGTTATCAACGACAAATTCGGTATCGTTGAAGCACTGATGACCACTGTACACGCGACTACCGCAACTCAGAAAACCGTTGATGGCCCGTCTCACAAAGACTGGCGCGGCGGCCGCGGCGCATCTCAGAACATCATCCCTTCTTCTACCGGTGCTGCTAAAGCAGTAGGTAAAGTTATCCCAGAACTGAACGGCAAACTGACCGGTATGGCGTTCCGCGTTCCTACTCCGAACGTCTCTGTGGTTGACCTGACTGCTCGTCTGGCAAAACCAGCTTCTTATAAAGAAATCTGTGCTGCTATTAAAGCCGCTTCAGAAGGCGAGCTGAAAGGCGTACTGGGCTACACTGAAGACGAAGTCGTTTCTACCGATTTCAACGGTGAAAAACTGACTTCTGTATTCGATGCGAAAGCCGGTATCGCTCTGAGCGACACCTTTGTGAAACTGGTTTCTTGGTACGACAACGAAACGGGTTACTCTAACAAAGTACTGGACCTGATCGCTCACATCTCCAAGTAA
- the msrB gene encoding peptide-methionine (R)-S-oxide reductase MsrB produces MAKEISPNSPVTELNEIQRYVTQERGTEAPYSGKLLHNKREGVYHCLCCNAPLFYSDSKYDSGCGWPSFYQPVSDDAIRYLDDNSHNMHRIEIRCGSCDAHLGHVFPDGPQPTGERYCVNSASLLFTDDESGQHTAG; encoded by the coding sequence ATGGCTAAAGAGATATCTCCCAACTCACCGGTCACGGAACTGAATGAAATCCAACGTTATGTGACGCAAGAGCGCGGCACCGAAGCACCTTATTCCGGTAAATTGCTGCACAACAAGCGCGAGGGCGTCTACCATTGCCTATGCTGTAATGCGCCACTTTTTTACTCTGACAGCAAGTATGACTCTGGCTGTGGATGGCCGAGTTTCTATCAGCCGGTCTCTGACGATGCAATTCGCTATCTTGATGATAACTCACATAACATGCATCGTATTGAGATCCGCTGTGGCAGCTGCGATGCGCATCTGGGCCATGTCTTTCCCGATGGTCCTCAGCCAACCGGTGAACGTTATTGTGTCAACTCTGCGTCACTGCTTTTCACCGATGATGAGAGTGGTCAACACACCGCAGGTTAA
- a CDS encoding YeaC family protein: MEVKDLIAAMTPEIYQRLMQAVELGKWPDGVALTPEQKEHSLQAVMLWQSMNNAEPQHMSIGTDGQIVMKSKQELKQQFVAEPLVKLKPQ, encoded by the coding sequence ATGGAAGTAAAAGATCTGATTGCGGCCATGACGCCGGAAATCTACCAGCGGCTGATGCAAGCTGTTGAATTGGGCAAGTGGCCGGACGGGGTTGCACTGACGCCTGAGCAAAAGGAACACAGCCTGCAAGCGGTGATGCTTTGGCAATCGATGAACAACGCCGAACCGCAACATATGAGTATTGGCACCGATGGGCAGATCGTGATGAAAAGCAAGCAGGAGTTAAAGCAACAGTTCGTTGCCGAGCCCCTGGTCAAGCTGAAGCCGCAGTAA
- the pncA gene encoding bifunctional nicotinamidase/pyrazinamidase: MKTALLLIDLQNDFCPGGALGVVDGDATIAVANQAIEACRARNERIVASQDWHPANHRSFAINANKPVGTLGELEGLPQIWWPVHCVQETAGAELHPQLQQQAIEVVFRKGENPDIDSYSAFFDNGHRAQTALDSWLKAQDITQLAVMGLATDYCVKFSVLDALRLGYQTLVITDGCRGVNLQPQDSQQALLEMQRAGAELVTLSQFISR, translated from the coding sequence ATGAAGACTGCCTTGCTGTTGATTGATTTGCAAAACGACTTTTGCCCTGGTGGTGCCCTGGGCGTCGTGGATGGTGATGCGACCATTGCCGTTGCCAACCAGGCGATCGAGGCTTGCCGTGCGCGTAATGAGCGGATCGTTGCCAGCCAGGACTGGCATCCGGCAAATCATCGCAGCTTTGCGATTAACGCCAATAAGCCCGTGGGTACACTTGGCGAACTCGAAGGGCTGCCACAGATCTGGTGGCCAGTGCACTGTGTGCAAGAAACTGCAGGTGCAGAGTTGCATCCGCAGCTTCAGCAACAGGCCATTGAGGTGGTTTTTCGTAAAGGTGAAAATCCAGATATCGACAGCTACAGCGCGTTTTTTGACAATGGGCACCGGGCTCAGACAGCGCTTGATAGTTGGCTGAAAGCACAAGATATTACTCAGCTTGCCGTGATGGGATTGGCAACAGACTACTGCGTGAAGTTCAGCGTGTTAGACGCCTTGCGCCTGGGCTATCAAACGCTGGTCATCACTGACGGCTGCCGGGGAGTCAATTTGCAGCCCCAGGACAGTCAACAGGCGTTGCTGGAGATGCAGCGAGCTGGCGCAGAATTAGTTACACTGTCACAGTTCATTAGCCGTTAA
- the ansA gene encoding asparaginase, translating to MQKKSIYVAYTGGTIGMQRSDHGYIPVSGHLQRQLALMPEFHRPEMPDFTIHEYAPLIDSSDMTPEDWQHIADDIRQNYAQYDGFVILHGTDTMAFTASALSFMLENLDKPVIVTGSQIPLAELRSDGQTNLLNALYLAANHPVNEVSLFFNNKLFRGNRTTKAHADGFDAFASPNLPALLEAGIHIRRQAGIPSPVCNGELIVHNITPQPIGVVTIYPGISGAVVRNFLLQPVKALILRSYGVGNAPQKAELVDELRDASERGIVVVNLTQCISGRVNMEGYATGNALAHAGVISGFDMTVEAALTKLHYLLSQSLTPDEIRNLMQQDLRGELSAAG from the coding sequence ATGCAAAAGAAATCTATCTATGTCGCTTATACCGGCGGGACTATCGGTATGCAGCGTTCCGACCACGGCTATATCCCTGTTTCGGGCCATTTGCAGCGCCAACTGGCACTTATGCCTGAATTCCATCGACCAGAAATGCCGGACTTCACCATTCACGAATATGCGCCATTGATTGACTCTTCGGATATGACGCCTGAAGACTGGCAACACATTGCTGATGATATTAGGCAAAATTACGCTCAATACGATGGCTTTGTGATCCTTCACGGCACCGATACCATGGCATTTACCGCTTCGGCGCTCTCTTTCATGCTGGAGAATCTGGATAAACCGGTCATTGTGACAGGGTCACAAATTCCGTTAGCAGAGCTACGTTCCGATGGACAGACCAACCTGTTGAACGCGTTATATCTGGCGGCTAATCATCCGGTGAATGAGGTCAGCCTGTTCTTCAACAACAAACTGTTCCGTGGCAACCGTACCACCAAGGCACACGCCGATGGTTTTGATGCCTTTGCCTCCCCCAACCTGCCTGCGTTACTGGAAGCAGGGATACATATTCGCCGTCAAGCCGGTATTCCCTCTCCTGTTTGTAATGGCGAACTGATCGTGCATAACATCACACCACAACCTATTGGGGTGGTAACCATCTACCCCGGAATTTCTGGCGCGGTGGTACGCAACTTCTTACTGCAACCGGTTAAAGCCCTGATCCTTCGCTCTTACGGGGTGGGTAACGCGCCCCAAAAAGCCGAGTTGGTGGATGAATTGCGTGATGCCTCTGAGCGTGGCATCGTAGTGGTCAACCTGACTCAATGCATTTCTGGCCGTGTCAATATGGAGGGTTATGCCACAGGTAATGCACTGGCTCATGCGGGCGTGATTAGCGGGTTTGATATGACGGTAGAAGCCGCGCTAACCAAATTGCATTACCTGTTGAGCCAATCACTGACCCCTGACGAAATCCGCAATCTGATGCAGCAAGATTTGCGTGGTGAACTGAGTGCAGCGGGTTAA
- the sppA gene encoding signal peptide peptidase SppA, whose protein sequence is MRTLGRIIGGIFRWTWRLLNFIRELILNLFLILLILVGVGIYLSFQSNTSVEAPRGALLVDLSGVVVDTPSVNNRVRQWGRELLGASSNRLQENSLFDLVDTIRQAKDDKNITGMVLQLNDFAGADQPSLQYIGKALREFRDSGKPIFAVGDSYNQTQYYLASYANKIYLSPQGAVDLHGFATNNLYYKSLLEKLKVTTNIFRVGTYKSAVEPLIRDDMSPAAREADSRWVGGLWQNYLNTVAANRQLTPEQLFPGAAGIITGLKAAGGDTAQYALDSKLVDELASRTTIEKQLVKAFGWDKQSNDYNAVSIYDYQPKPAPDQGGEIAVIFANGAIMDGQQTPGSVGGDTTAAQLRQARLDPKIKAVVFRVNSPGGSVSASEVIRSEVAAIRAEGKPVIVSMGGMAASGGYWISTPADYIIASPSTLTGSIGIFGIINTFENTLDSVGVHTDGVATSPLADLAVTKALPPEFSQMMQLNIENGYKNFINLVATARKMTPEQVDQIAQGHVWIGSDARKNGLVDQLGDFDDAVKKAAELAKLSQWQLNWFVDTPSLTDMLFSQFGVSIHAMLPAAIQSMLPAPLASVALAVKEQPGLFNNLNDPQHRYAICLTCGEVR, encoded by the coding sequence ATGCGCACATTGGGGCGAATCATTGGTGGCATTTTCAGATGGACATGGCGTCTGCTGAATTTTATCAGGGAACTGATCCTGAACTTGTTCTTGATTTTACTGATCCTGGTTGGGGTGGGTATTTATCTTTCATTCCAAAGCAATACCTCGGTGGAAGCACCTCGTGGTGCATTGCTGGTTGATCTCAGCGGCGTGGTGGTAGATACACCGTCCGTGAACAATCGCGTTCGCCAATGGGGCCGCGAGCTGTTAGGCGCCTCCAGCAACCGCCTGCAGGAAAACTCGCTGTTTGATCTGGTCGATACCATTCGTCAGGCCAAAGATGACAAAAACATCACCGGCATGGTGCTACAGCTGAATGACTTTGCAGGCGCCGATCAGCCCTCTTTGCAATATATCGGTAAAGCTCTGCGTGAATTTCGCGACAGCGGCAAACCTATCTTCGCCGTCGGCGACAGCTATAACCAGACACAATATTATCTGGCCAGCTACGCCAACAAAATCTATCTGTCACCGCAAGGGGCGGTAGACCTGCATGGGTTTGCAACCAACAATCTTTACTACAAATCACTGTTGGAAAAACTGAAAGTTACAACCAACATTTTCCGGGTTGGCACCTACAAATCAGCCGTAGAACCGTTGATCCGTGACGATATGTCACCGGCTGCACGCGAAGCAGATAGCCGTTGGGTTGGCGGTCTGTGGCAGAACTACCTGAATACGGTTGCGGCCAATCGTCAACTCACACCAGAGCAACTGTTCCCAGGTGCTGCAGGTATCATCACCGGGTTGAAAGCTGCTGGTGGCGATACGGCGCAGTATGCCTTGGACAGTAAACTGGTTGACGAGTTGGCGTCCCGTACAACAATCGAAAAACAGTTGGTGAAAGCCTTTGGTTGGGACAAGCAAAGTAACGATTATAATGCGGTCAGTATCTATGATTACCAGCCAAAACCAGCCCCGGATCAGGGCGGTGAGATTGCCGTCATCTTTGCTAATGGCGCAATTATGGACGGCCAGCAAACGCCAGGTTCAGTAGGTGGTGATACAACCGCCGCTCAACTGCGTCAGGCACGCCTGGATCCGAAAATCAAAGCCGTCGTGTTTCGCGTCAATAGCCCTGGCGGCAGCGTAAGCGCATCGGAAGTGATCCGTTCAGAAGTGGCAGCGATTCGTGCAGAGGGTAAACCCGTCATCGTCTCCATGGGGGGGATGGCCGCCTCTGGGGGGTACTGGATTTCCACCCCGGCGGATTACATTATCGCCAGCCCGAGCACGCTGACCGGCTCCATCGGTATCTTTGGCATCATTAACACCTTTGAGAACACCCTCGATAGCGTCGGTGTACATACCGATGGTGTAGCCACTTCGCCATTGGCCGATCTTGCGGTTACCAAAGCATTACCGCCTGAGTTCTCGCAGATGATGCAACTGAACATCGAGAACGGTTACAAGAACTTTATCAACCTGGTTGCTACCGCACGTAAAATGACGCCGGAACAGGTCGATCAGATTGCTCAGGGCCACGTTTGGATCGGCAGCGATGCCAGGAAAAATGGCTTGGTTGATCAGTTGGGCGACTTTGATGACGCAGTGAAGAAAGCGGCGGAACTGGCCAAACTGTCTCAGTGGCAACTCAACTGGTTTGTGGATACGCCAAGTCTGACGGATATGCTCTTCAGCCAGTTTGGCGTTTCTATCCACGCAATGCTGCCTGCGGCGATCCAATCGATGCTGCCCGCGCCACTGGCCTCAGTCGCCTTGGCGGTGAAAGAGCAGCCAGGGCTGTTCAATAATCTCAATGATCCGCAGCACCGTTATGCCATATGCCTGACGTGTGGCGAGGTTCGTTAA
- a CDS encoding NAD(P)H nitroreductase, whose amino-acid sequence MDALDLLLNRRSASRLTAPAPEGEVRQNIINAGLRAPDHGALQPWRFVMIENQGLARFSELLQAAAKQDKLDESAIEKAKQAPFRAPLIITVIAHCSDNPKVPRWEQVVSAGCAVQAMQMAALAQGFNGIWRTGAWTEHPLIREAFACREQDEIVGFLYLGTPQLKATTKVVAPDSTPFVSYF is encoded by the coding sequence ATGGATGCACTGGATCTGTTACTGAATCGTCGTTCAGCGTCACGTCTGACGGCCCCGGCACCGGAAGGTGAGGTACGACAGAACATCATCAATGCCGGGTTGAGAGCCCCGGATCATGGCGCATTGCAGCCTTGGCGCTTTGTGATGATTGAGAATCAGGGACTGGCGCGTTTCAGTGAATTGTTACAGGCCGCCGCCAAGCAGGATAAACTGGATGAGAGTGCTATCGAGAAGGCGAAGCAGGCGCCTTTCCGCGCTCCGCTGATCATTACCGTTATTGCGCATTGCAGCGATAACCCGAAAGTACCGCGCTGGGAACAGGTTGTCTCTGCCGGTTGTGCCGTGCAGGCAATGCAGATGGCCGCATTGGCGCAAGGCTTTAACGGTATTTGGCGCACCGGAGCCTGGACCGAACATCCTTTGATACGCGAAGCTTTCGCTTGCCGCGAACAAGATGAAATTGTCGGTTTCCTCTATCTCGGCACGCCGCAGTTGAAGGCGACAACTAAAGTTGTGGCTCCAGACAGCACGCCTTTCGTGAGTTACTTCTAA
- the selD gene encoding selenide, water dikinase SelD, with product MTSPAIRLTQYSHGAGCGCKISPKVLETILHSEQEKFIDPHLLVGNETRDDAAVYDIGHGVGIISTTDFFMPIVDNPFDFGRIAAANAISDVYAMGGKPIMAIAILGWPIAKLPAEVAQQVIDGGRYACQQAGITLAGGHSIDAPEPIFGLAVTGMVSTERVKKNSAAQPGTKLFLTKPLGIGVLTTAEKKSKLRPEHEGLATQVMCQLNKPGADFAAVSGVTAMTDVTGFGLLGHLSEMCQGSDLQATLWFEQIPKLPDVERYIAEGCVPGGTGRNFESYGHLIGSMSDLQRQLLCDPQTSGGLLLAVLPEAEAEVQAIAARHGIRLDAIGELRTGQPGKPLIEVV from the coding sequence ATGACATCGCCGGCCATTCGTTTAACCCAGTACAGCCATGGCGCTGGCTGCGGCTGTAAAATCTCACCCAAAGTGCTCGAAACAATACTGCATAGTGAACAGGAAAAGTTTATTGATCCGCATTTGTTGGTGGGTAACGAAACCCGCGATGATGCGGCAGTCTATGACATTGGTCATGGTGTTGGCATTATCAGTACCACCGATTTCTTTATGCCTATCGTCGATAATCCGTTTGATTTTGGCCGTATTGCCGCCGCCAATGCCATCAGTGATGTTTATGCGATGGGGGGCAAACCGATTATGGCGATTGCCATTCTGGGCTGGCCAATAGCCAAGTTGCCCGCAGAGGTGGCTCAGCAGGTGATCGACGGCGGGCGTTATGCCTGCCAACAGGCAGGTATTACGCTGGCAGGCGGCCATTCAATTGATGCACCGGAGCCGATTTTTGGCCTGGCCGTGACCGGTATGGTCAGTACCGAGCGCGTGAAAAAGAACAGCGCGGCACAACCAGGAACGAAACTGTTTTTGACTAAACCGCTGGGCATCGGTGTACTGACCACGGCAGAGAAGAAGAGCAAGCTACGGCCGGAGCATGAAGGGCTGGCAACGCAGGTTATGTGCCAACTGAATAAGCCCGGAGCAGATTTTGCTGCCGTGTCAGGCGTCACGGCAATGACCGATGTCACCGGTTTTGGTTTGCTTGGACACCTGAGTGAAATGTGCCAGGGTTCGGATTTGCAGGCGACATTGTGGTTCGAGCAGATACCCAAGCTGCCTGATGTCGAACGTTATATCGCCGAAGGCTGTGTGCCGGGCGGTACAGGGCGTAATTTCGAGAGTTATGGCCACCTGATTGGCAGCATGAGTGATTTGCAACGTCAACTGCTGTGTGATCCACAAACGTCGGGTGGCTTGCTGTTGGCGGTATTGCCTGAGGCGGAAGCGGAAGTTCAGGCTATAGCGGCTCGCCATGGCATTCGGCTGGATGCGATTGGTGAGTTACGCACCGGTCAGCCTGGCAAGCCACTGATTGAGGTTGTCTAG